A segment of the Methanomassiliicoccaceae archaeon DOK genome:
AGGGTCTCCATGACCATCTGGCAGAACCTCTCGCCGATCGGAATCTCCACGGGGTCGTCAGTGGCGTTGTACGCTCCGAGCGTGAGGGTCCCTTCGAAGCCGGCGTCAATCTTCCCGAACGCGCCGATGACCCCCTTCCTTATCCAGGTCGTCCTGAGCCACAGCTGGGCGCAGATGTCTCCTGCCATCCTGACCCTCTCGACCGTCGACACGTAGAACATGGTGCGGGGAGGTATGGTCACGACGCCCTCCCTCTTGATCACCGGGTCGCCGCGAACCGATATCTCCGCGATGCGGAGGTCGTAGCCGTTGGGGGTGAGGCCCCTCTCGCTGAAGTCGCTGATGCCGATGTACCCTGTCATCAGGCTCTCCATGATGTCCCTGTCGGATAGGATTCCCATGCGACCCGGAATGGCTACATGATTTATAGAGTATCCTCGAATTCCAGTCTCATGATCGTGCCCCGTTTCATCAGGAAAGGAGACAAGCTCGGAGTCACCGCGCCCTCGTTCGGCGTGAACGACCCTCTGGACGCCAACAGGTTCTCCAGTGCCAAGGAGAAGTTCTCGGCCATGGGGTACGGGATAGTGGAGACCCCCGACGTCTACACCGCAGACGAGGAAGGCAGGTCCGCTCCCGCGAGGCAGAGAGTGGACGAGCTCACGAGCCTTCTGGAGGATCCCGAAGTCTCGTGCATATTCTCGGCCAAGGGCGGGGACTACCAGTTCGAGATGCTGCCCCTGATGGACTGGGACGCTTACGAATCGAACCCCAAGTGGTTCCAGGGCTATTCGGACAACTCCACACTCATGTTCAAGATGACGGCGGAGCACGACGTCGCCACCGTGTACTGCGGCAACTTCGGGGACTTCGGCATGGCGGAGTGGCATCCGAGCCTGACGGAGAACCTGGAGTTCCTGGAGGGCTCCAGAACTTCGCAGGACTCGTTCCCGTTCCACGCGACGGACTTCGTCGACAGGGTCACAGGCCTGGAGTCCTTCCAGGAGGACGAGCCCACCGTCTGGGGCTCGTCCGTGGGCGACTGCCGCTTCTCGGGCAGACTGATCGGAGGGTGCATGGACGTCCTGGCGTGGTTCCATGACAAGCGGACCGCGGACCCGTCCGGATTCGTCGACAGGTACTCGGGGGACGGCATCGTCTGGTACATGGAGACCTTCGATATGACCGAGGACAGGATCCGCTCGATGCTCAGGGGGATGGAGGCGGACGGATGGTTCCGCGGATGCACAGGGTTCGTGTTCGGGAGGCCGCTCTTCTATCACGGCGAGACGACGTACACGGAGCTCGTCAGGGGAGCGCTGGCACATCTGGAGGTTCCGGTCCTGACGGACGCCGATGTCGGCCACAAGGCGCCGAGGATGACCTTCATAAACGGCGCGATGGCGGAGTTCTCGTACTCCGACGGCGGATGCTCGCTCGGGTACGACCTCCGCAGCGATGCCTGACGTCCCAGGCTTTTATCCGGCAAGACGATACTGCTTCATGAACAAGGTTCAGAAGGCGGTCGTCATCGTCATAGCGGTGATACTGTGCGCCGGAGTAACGTACACGGTCTTCGGCAGCGATGACGGCGAGAAGCCCCGCTTCGACGAGATCAACCTTCTCCCGCCGGACGAAGTACAGGAGATGTCCGCTACCGAGGCATGGGACGGGTTGAAGTCCAGGGCGGACACGCTCGTCGGGGAGGCGGCGGACGGAAACCTCTCCGTGAACGCCATGTCGATGTACGTGGAGGACATGAGGCTGTTCCACGAGGATACGCAGACGTCGTACATGCTCTTCTACTGGGAATACAATCGTGACCCGTCCGGCCTCTCCGAGGAGTACAGCATGTGGGAGACCTACTACTCCCAGAGCCTGGAGATCATGAACGATGCGTTCAGGGAGGTCCTCAACGGTCCAGGAGCGGACACTCTGAGGCGTGTCATAGGAGACGGGCTCGCGGACTCGGTGCTCGCGGGAGAGTCCATGACGGACGAGGAGCTGCGGCTCATCGAGGCGGAGGCCGAGGCGCAGGACCGCTACTTCAACGCGGACCCGTCCGATGCGGAGACCATCGCGGGGATCTACGGGGAGCTCATCGACATACGCGGGAGTCTTGCCGACCTCAAGGGCTACGATAGCTATTCGGAGTACGCATACGAGGTGCAGTACGGCCGCGGGTACTCCCCCGAGGACACCGGGGCCTACAAGGAGGTCGTCAAGGAGGCCCTCGTCCCTCTCTTCCAGATCCTGGATGACCGCGTGGGAGTTCCGCTGTACAGCTATTCCGGCGAGGACGAGCTGTTCGCGGATGGAGGGGAGTTCATCAGAGGGGTATGCCCCGAGTTCGCGGAGCTCTACGACACGATGCTCGGGTACGACCTCATCGATTTCGAGGATTTGGACACGAAGATCGACTCGGGGTTCTGCTTCTCCCAGACACTCTCCGACGGGAGGGACTTCGTCTACATATACGACGACCCATACGGCGACTTCTTTGACCTGACCGCTCTGGTGCACGAGTTCGGTCACGCCTCGGCGGCCGCGCTGTCCTGGGAACAGACCAACGACAAAGACGTCGGGGAGGTCCAGTCGACCGGCCTGGAGGCGATCTTCGGAGTGTACTGCGGGATGATGGGAGGTTCGACCGCCATTCCTGAATACATGGCCCTTCAGCTCCTGTACATGGTCATAGAGGGCTGCTTCTGGGACGATTTCCAGCAAATCGCCTACGAGGAAGGTGCCGACACCTCGGAGGAGTTCGATGCCATCGTCGAGCGCCTGAGCCAGGAGTACGGGTACGTACCCGGCAACGGATGGTATGTGATATCGCACAACTTCGACAGTCCGTTCTACTACATCAGCTACAGCGTCTCCGCGTTCATCTCCATGGGGATCTTCGTCGACGCACTGGACGACTACGATGCGGCTGTCGACAAGTACCTGGACGTGGTCGCATCCCCCGATGGGTACCTCGACATGGTCGAGAACCTGGGGATGGCGAGCCCCTTCGACCGCGAAGAGGCCATGACCGTCGCTGAGGATCTCGGAGAGTGGATCGCGATCGCCCTCGCCGCCTGAGAGACCTGATGCCGGTCGCCGACGTGATGACCTCCGCGGCGACCTCCAAACACTTTTCCATCTGGAATCAAAGCGATGCAGCGGACGGTTTTACAAAGAGGACGACGAGTGCGAAACCCAGGAAACGTGTCCCAAGAACTGTATGGAGAAGGATGGTGCAAGGGACGAGATTTGAACTCGCGGACCACTAAGGACTAGCCCCTCAAGCTAGCGTCGTTGGCCAGGCTTGACTACCCTTGCAGTAAAGGAGGGGATGGGAGTCCCCTTAATAAATTTTACGCTTTCCTGGACCAGTAATCCCTGCCCGCACGGCCCATGGCCAGCACGTTCTCGTCGGGACTGCTGATCGGGGTCTCGCATCCGGGGGCGAGGACGAAGCCTCCGTCCTGGCCGGCCGCGTCTATGAGCCTGTAGGACTCCTTCGTGATCTGCTCGGGCGTGCCGCTCATGACCAGCTCCACGGGATCGAGGTTGCCCATGAGGGCGATGTCTCTGCCGGCGAGCTCCTTGGCCCTGTTGATGTCCACGGCATGGTCGAAGCTCAGACAGTCGGCATGCGTCCTTTTCAGGGGTTCGATTATGTTCAGGGTGTTCCCGCAGATGTGGACGAAGGTAGGCACGTCATCGACGGCCTTCACGTCCTCCACGACCTTCCTGATGTGGTCCTCGGAGTACTCGGTGAACATGTCAGGGGAGATGATGTCCGCGGAGGACGTCGGGTCGGCCATCCACATGACGGTGGCTCCGGCGTCGATCATGCGCCTCTGCATCGCGGACACGAGGTCAGTGACCTTCGTGACGAGCTTCTTGACCGTGTCACCCTCGCCGAACATCGTGGCCATGAGCATGTTCTCGACGCCCATGCAGTATCCGGCTGTGGTGATGGGGCCCCATGAGAGGCCGCAGATGTGCAGATCCTCGGGCAGGTTCCTCGACGTCTCCTCGAGGGCCTCCACAAACACCTTGGTGAACCTGGGGCACTCCTCAGCCCTGTAGGGGTCGAAGACCGCGAGTCCGTCTATGTCCTCGGCGTTCTCCACGACATGGCCGGGGACCCTTCCGTAGTCGTCCTCGGGGAACCTCACCTTCATGCCCATGTCCTGGAAAGGGACCTGCGAGTCGAGGATGGGCTTGACGAAATCCGATTCGGTCTTCAGCGCGTAGTCTATGGACACCCTGGCCGAGAGCTGGGGGTTCCATCTGGCCTCGTCGACCTTGTACCCGGCGCTGCGGGCTGCGGTGACGAGCGCGAAGTTGTTGACAGGCGTCCTGTCCGTGGTCTCGAAGTTGAGTGCTGCTTCTACGCAGGATCTGTGACCGGCATCCTTCATTGGAACACTTCCGGGTGGAGGATTGCCGACATCTAATAAAACGTTCAGGGCTCAGATGCGGGAGAGAACGCAGTCGGTGAACTGCTCCGTCGTGAGCGTCCCGCCCACGTCCGGGGTCCTCTCCCCGGCGCCGTATGTGTCGGTCAGGGCGCGGATGATCGACAGCGCCTCGTCCCTGCGCCCCATGTCGAACAGTGCCATGGCGGCCGCTGATATGGCGGAAGTGGGGTTTGCGTAGCCCTTGGGGACGTCCTCGAACGTCTTGTAGAGGCCCGGGACGATGAGGTTGCACCCCTCGCCGACGTAGGCGATGGGGGACAGCCTGTTGCCGCCCGTCATTCCGGCCATTATCCCCGCGGCGACGTTGCTGTACAGGTCCGCGCACACGACGTAGTCGAACTCCTTCGGGTCCCTGACGAACTTGGACGCCCAGTACTGGACGTTCCTGTGGTCCGTGCGGAACGCCGCAGGGTCGAACAGCGAGTCGAACGTCTCGGAGAACATGTTGCTGGAGTCGGGGAAGAGGGTGTCCTGCGTGACGCAGACGACACTCCCCTTCCCGCTGAGCTCCAGGTCGGTCAGTGCGCGGGCCATCATCCTGCTGTAGGACGACGACCTGATGTACTTGCTTATGGTGATCCCGTCTATGTCCCTGCTCTCGACGATGTCGCTGCCGACGGTCATGTTGCTGGCCCACAGCGTGATGTCCAGTCCGGGCACCCCGAGGTCGTCGGAGAGCGTGCGGAAGCATCTGACCACCGCGTAGAGGTCGAGGCCCACCTTGAGGCTCTCGAGGGGGTTGACGGACTTCCCGCCCTCGTCCCTGTAGTCCTTCACGGGTCCGCAGATGACCGTTCCGCACTCCCTGACCAGATCCATCGTGTCGCGCGGCAGGAGCTCCCCGGTGCGCTCGTAGCCAGCGAACCCTATGTCGCCGCGTACGACCTCGACGTCGCTGGTCGCCATCGACAGCGTCCTCTCCGCGGCGTCGATTATCGACGGCCCGTAGCCGTCGCCGGGGATCAGCAGGATCCTGTCCATGTCAGAGCAGCCTCTCGGCGAGTCCGGCGTAGATCAGGGGGAGGCTGATGGTGGCGTCGCCCTCGACGGTCATCTTCTTCGCGTCCTCCTTGACCTTGCCCCAGGAGACGGCCTCTCTGATGCGCGCACCGGAGAGGGATCCGTCGTACTCCTCGGCTGTGGTCAGGTAGATGCAGTAGTCCAGCCCTCCGCGGAACTGGTTCCACCAGATGACGTGGTGCTTGGAGATTCCTCCTCCGATGATGATGGCTCCGGTGAACTCGGCGTCGTTGGTCATCTCGGAGAGCATCTGCTCGTCGCCGAACAGGTCGATCCTGAGCTTCCTGTGCATCTGGTAGTACATCCAGAGCTGGCATCCGAAGGACCCGTCGGTGATTCCGGGGACCACGATGGGGACGTTGTGCTTGTGGCACTGGTACAGGAGGGAGTCCTCGTTGTCGAGCCTGGCGCCGACCTGGTCGATGATCTCGTGGGTGGTCAGGGACTGGGTCTCGGCGAAGATCTCGTCGAACATGGGCAGGAGGTTGTCCTCGAGGACGACCCCGTAGCAGGAGTCGGGGACCAGGACGTTCCCGAGCCTGCTGATCTCGTACTCGTCCCTGAGCATGGCGTCGTCCATCATGAAGTCGCCCTTGTAGTACTGGGCGAAGGTCCTGGACAGGTCGTGGTCGAGGGTTCCGCAGGTCGTGATGATCAGGTCGATCATGTTGTTCTTGACCATGTCGACGATGACTCCGCGGGTTCCCGTGGCCATGATGCAGGCGGGGAAGGAGAGGATCCTGAGGCAGCCCTCCTTCTTGATCATGGCCTCGGCGATGTCGGTGGCGTCGGCCAGCTTCTGGGCGGTGAACCCGCCAGCGCGGCCCATGGCCTTGAGCATCTGGTCAACGGTCATCCCTTTGGTCACTTTGATATCCTCTACGGGAATGAGTTCGAGTTTGTCCGACATTGTTGTCACTGATTCGGGCTAGTGGCCACATATTAAAGTAAGTTTGGGACGGACATATGTACGTTGTGAGAAAAGGGTCCGAAGGCACACGGGTATCACTTCTGAAACCACACCGTATATAAACGAAGCCGACGTTATAGTATCATTGTGATACCATGACTGTCGTGTCCATCGTAGCAAGTCCGAGGAAGAACGGAGCCGGAGACAGGATCGCCGGGCAGATCGAGGCCGGGGCCAGGTCAGCCGGCAGGGACGTCGTGCGCTTCAACCTGAACGACATGAGGTCATACAGGCAGTGCCAGAACTGCGAGGCGTGCAAGAACAACGGCGGCACCTGCGTGATCAAGGACGACATCTCGCCGATCATAGACGCGGTCCGCGACGCGGAGGCCGTCATCCTCTGCACGAACATCAGTTTCAACGAGATGAATGGGCTGTTCAAGCTGTTCCACGACCGCATGTACGTGTTCCTGGACATGAACGCGACGACGATACTCCCCAAGGGGAAGAAGCTGGCCACCGTCGTCACGGCGGGTCTGGACGACATGAGCGCCGATAGGGTGTCCAAGAGCATCGAGAAGGTGATGGCCGAGCATTTCTTCTTCGAACCCGTGGGCAGGATGACGTACCTCACATGGATGATGCCAAGGGAGTCGCCGATGGACGAGGGCGTCCTGAAGGAGGCCTTCGACATCGGGACGAGGCTCTGAGGGTCACAGCCCCAGGGCCTCCCGGGCGCGTCTGTGCACGTCCTCGGGGTCGCCGTTCGCGTCGACGACTGTGAACCTGTCGTCGGACGAGAGCATCCTCGACCTGACCTCTGTCATCGAGTCGATGTTCTCGAACATCTCCTCCTTGTCCCCTCTGTCGCCGACACGGGAGAGCGCACGGGAGGGGTCTATGTCGAGCAGGATCATCAGGTCAGGCTCGGGCAGAAGGGTCTTCAGGCCCCAGTGGACCACCTTCGATACCCGTCCGTCGAGGTAGCAGGACGATAGGGTGTACCTCACGGCGATGACGTCCTCGCCCTTCCGGACCTTCCTGCCCGTCGAGAGCATGTCCAGGAAGAGGAATACCGCCGAGGACGCCTTGGACACGCGGCCGCGGCCCAGGAGGGACATCTTGGCGAGACGGCCCCATCTCCCGTCGCCGGGGTGCTCCCTGACGGTGACGCTCACGCCTCTGGAACTGAGGTCATCAGCGAGGGCCCTGGCTACGGTGCTCTTCCCGCTTCCGTCCAGCCCGTCGATCGCCAGGAACATGGCCTTCCGCGACGTGAATTCATTTTAAAACCATTCTGTCGATTAGAGGTCCATGACCGTCATGGCTAGGGACAGGGATTACGAGACGCTCCTCGAGGACGTCCGGGGCAGGAAGGTCCTGGTCTGGACCTGCAACACATGTGCCAGGCTGTGCAACATCGGCGGCCAGGACGCCGGGCAGAGGCTGGCGGACAGGCTGTCCCGCGACGGGGTGGAGGTCGCCGGATGCGTGTCCAGCTCCGCCCCGTGCTTCATGTCAAAGGCCGACAGGATGGCGGCATCCGTGGAGGGCGACTACGACCTCGTGGTCTCGGTGAACTGCGATATGGGTGCCAGGAACGCCGCGGAGGCCACCGGGAGGGAGGTCCTCAACCCCGTGGTGACATTCGGCACGGGGTACATAGACAGGGACGGCAGGAACCGCCTGGCGACCATCGTCTGCGGCAGGACCGTCTACGACGAGGACGCCGAGGAGGTCGCGAAGCGCAACGGCCTGTGGATGTCCCCCTTCGTCTGAGCGAAACATTATCTCGGCTGTGGTCGGTTCACCGGTCATGGCAATCTGCTTCAAGTACGCCTTCTGCACCGCCAGGGGCGGGATCACGGAGAACGTGTTCGCATCCCCCGGCGACGCGGAGATGTGGGCATCGCGCCTCTCCGAGGACAACCCCGGCACGCTGTACATCTACGACGAGGGCTGCTGGGTACCGGACATGGTGTTCGGGCTTCCCGACGACGACCTCTCTGTAGTTGCACGCGGCATGGCATTCGTGAGCGCCGTCAAGGGCGGGAGCTACGTCGAGGCACTCAGGGACTACATCGGATGCGAGGACCTGCCGGAGTCCGTGAGGGAGACGCTCCTCTCAGAGGTCTCCGACGATTGAAACGATTCAGAACCGAATTCTAAGATGGGATGGGGAGGACCCCATCCCTGTTTTCACATCGCGATCAGGCGATGAAGAGGACGGCGGTCACCAGGCAGATGGTGGACAGCAGCTTGACCAGCACGTGGATCGAAGGTCCGGCGGTGTCCTTGAAGGGGTCTCCGACGGTGTCTCCGACGACGGCAGCGGCGTGAGCGGGGGATCCCTTTCCGCCGTGGTTGCCCTCCTCGATGTACTTCTTGGCGTTGTCCCAGGCTCCTCCTCCGTTGTTGAGGAAGTTGGCCATCAGGATTCCGACGATGGTACCGACCATGATCAGGGCGCCGACGGCCTCGTAGGCCTGGACGTAGTCGGTCAGGCAGTACCTGTAGATCAGTCCGAAGACAATCGGGACGAGGATGGGGAGCAGGGCGGGGACGACCATTGCCTTGAGGGCACCGCGGGTGGCGATGTCGACGCACTTGGCGGTGTCGGGCTTGGAGGTTCCGGCCATGATGCCGGGGTCCTCGCGGAACTGCCTGCGGACCTCCTCGATCATCTCACCAGCAGCCTTGCTGACCGCGCGGATGGCGAGGGAGGCGAAGAAGAACACGAGCACGGCTCCGACGAGTCCGCCGACGAAGATCAGCGGGTCGCCGAGGTCGACGTGCATGACCTCGGTGATGGTCTCTCCCTTGACCTCGGCCACGATCTCGAAGAAGGCGGCGAAGAGCAGGAAGGCTGCCAGGGCGGCGGAGGCCATGGCGTATCCCTTGGTGAGGGCCTTGGTCGTGTTACCGGCGGAGTCCAGCTTGTCGGTCCTGTCGCGGACCTCGGAGGGCTGGTTGCTCATCTCGGCGATTCCGCCTCCGTTGTCGGTGATGGGTCCGAAGGTGTCCATGGCGAGGATGAACGCGGAGGATCCCAGCATGGCGATGGTTCCGATGGCGGTTCCGTAGAGTCCGAAGGTGGCGGCGTCGGCGCCCTCGGGGGCGGCGGCGTAACCGAGCAGGTAGGTGGCGATGATGGCCACTACGATGCAGACGACGGGCAGGACGGTGGACTCCATTCCGATGGAGATTCCCTGGATGACGTTGGTGGCGGGGCCGGTCTCGGAGGACTCGGCGATGGACTTCACGGGCTTGTGGTCGCCGGTGTAGTACTGGGTGATGAACACGATGGCCAGACCGAGGATGATTCCGACGAGTCCGGCTCCGGCGAACATGTACCAGTTGTCGATGCCCTCGGACTGTCCGAGGACCATGTACGTAGCCAAGAACAGGAACACCACGACGAGGACGACCGTCAGGTAGTATCCGACGTTCATGGACTTGATGACATCGGAGTTGTCGTCCTTGAGGCGGACAACGAAGATTCCGATGAGGGAAGCGATGAGCCCGAACGCGATGAGCACGAGGGGCAGGTAGATCCAGTTGTAGGATGCGGCGTCGCCCAGGGCGTGGACGACGGCGAGTCCGATGACCATCGATCCGATGATCTCGGCGGCGGTCGACTCGAAGATGTCTGCACCACGTCCGGCGCAGTCTCCGACGTTGTCACCGACCAGGTCGGCGATGACTGCAGGGTTCCTGGGGTCGTCCTCGGGGATTCCGGCCTCGACCTTTCCGACGAGATCGGCTCCCACATCAGCGGCCTTGGTGTAGATTCCACCGCCGAGCTGGGCGAACAGTGCGGCGAAGGAGGCTCCGAAGGCGTATCCGACGACGGAGTGGAGGGTCATGGTCATGTCCTCTCCGCACCAGTAGTAGTAGGCGAGGAAGACGACGAACAGACCGACCAGGCTGAGGGTGGAGACGACGATACCGGAGATAGCACCGCCGCGGAAGGATACCTTGAAAGCGTCGTTGAGCGACGTGCGGGCCGCGCTGGCGGTCCTGATGTTGGAGTTGACGGACACCTTCATTCCGATGAATCCGGACAGGATCGAGAAGCCCGCTCCGATGAGGAACGCGATGGCGACCCTGTAGTTGAGGTAGTCCTCGAAGCTCTCGGCGGCGAATCCGACGAGTGCTATGACTATCGCGACGATAACGCTGATGATTCCGATCGTCTTGTACTGGCGTTTAAGATACGCCATTGCACCGGTCTCGATCGCATCGGAGATCTCCTGCATCTCAGGGGTCCCTTTGTCTTTCGACCATACGTACTTGAAGAAGTACGCGGCGAAGATCACTGCGATGACCGCGGCGACGGGAATCATGAACAATAGAGTCTCAGTTCCGAAATCTATCATTTTATCGATTCCTTTAGCGTTTAAGCGGGACGTGTATGGGTTCTTCTAAATAAATGCGATTGTCGATGCTCGAAGGATGTGAAAGGTTCGTCCGGGCGGGCCCCAACATGCAGGTCTGGCACTGTCGGAGGGGCCCCGACGGCGCTTCCGGGGAGGCACCTCCCATCTGGTGCCGGGACGTCTTCCTTTATTATTATATAAGAAGAACCCAGCAAGTCACGTTTAAATACGAGATGGCTATAGTCGGGTACATTCGAGAGGACCCACCATGTATATGCTAACCGAGGTCGAGAAGGTCGTGCGCATTCCGCCGAAGGACCTGAAGGATGACATAGACAGCGTCATCGACAGCCTCACCTGGGAGACCTACGAGGGCCGCCTTGGAGAGGACAAGAACTTCACCGTGCTGATCAAGAACGTCAGGACCGTAGGTCCCGGCCGCATCGTCCACGGGGACGGGGCGGTCTACCAGACCGTGAAGTTCGACCAGGTCGTGTTCAAGCCCAGGGACAACGAGATCATCATCGGCAAGGTCGTTGAGATCCTCAAGTTCGGTGCGTTCGTCAGGTTCGGTCCGCTCGACGGCCTCCTGCACATCAGCCAGGTCATGGACGACCGCGTGGACATCGACGAGACCAACCAGAGGCTCGTCGGCAAGGACACCGGAAGGTACCTCGCCGTCGGCGACATCGTCAAGGCCAGGGTCGTGAGCATCGACCTCAACGAGAAGAACCCTCAGGAGAGCAAGATCGGACTCACCATGCGTCAGCCCGGTCTCGGGAAGCTCCAGTGGCTCGAGGAGGACCACAACAAGAAGTCCGAGAAGAACGGAGGCGATGAGTGATGGTCGGACCCGTGCTCAAGGCCTGCAAGCAGTGCAGCTTCATCTCGGAGGACGACACCTGCCCCCGCTGCGGCGGACAGACATCGAAAGAGTGGCAGGGCTACCTCGCGGTCATCGACTTCGAGAAGTCGGAGATCGCCAAGAAGATGGGCATATCCGCCAACGGCAGGTACGCCCTCAAGGTCCGCTGAGTCCCATGTTCGAGAGGGACCTGGTCCTCCCCGAATCCCAGAGGGGAGCGTTCAAGGAGCCCATCGGAAGGGAGATGGACGAAGGCGAACTTGACAACATCAACGCTCAAACATGTTTCATAACGGTCGGGGACGTGGTATCTCTGACCTTCAGAAGGCACGGCGTGAGGCCGCTGCTGTCGGTGTACGACGGCAGCACGGAGCGCAGGGAGATGACCGACTTCGCGAAGCTCGTGGAGGGCGAGGAGAAGGAGGTCGTCTCGAACCCCGCGGGGAGGATCACAGCCGCAATGGCTGATGCGATCCGCAGGGGCATCGGAGGGGAGGTCGGCCTGATACGCGTCGACGGCGAGGAGGACCTGGCACTGCTGCCATGTCTGTTCTACGCCGAGGACGACGCGGTCGTGGTCTACGGCATGCCCGGAAGATGCATGATGGCAGTCACCACGGACGGAGCCATCCGCAAGAGGGTCACGGAACTCGT
Coding sequences within it:
- the dcd gene encoding dCTP deaminase, encoding MGILSDRDIMESLMTGYIGISDFSERGLTPNGYDLRIAEISVRGDPVIKREGVVTIPPRTMFYVSTVERVRMAGDICAQLWLRTTWIRKGVIGAFGKIDAGFEGTLTLGAYNATDDPVEIPIGERFCQMVMETLNSETVKDYAQRSGNYQGQTGITLDPLKK
- a CDS encoding methyltransferase/corrinoid binding protein, which translates into the protein MKDAGHRSCVEAALNFETTDRTPVNNFALVTAARSAGYKVDEARWNPQLSARVSIDYALKTESDFVKPILDSQVPFQDMGMKVRFPEDDYGRVPGHVVENAEDIDGLAVFDPYRAEECPRFTKVFVEALEETSRNLPEDLHICGLSWGPITTAGYCMGVENMLMATMFGEGDTVKKLVTKVTDLVSAMQRRMIDAGATVMWMADPTSSADIISPDMFTEYSEDHIRKVVEDVKAVDDVPTFVHICGNTLNIIEPLKRTHADCLSFDHAVDINRAKELAGRDIALMGNLDPVELVMSGTPEQITKESYRLIDAAGQDGGFVLAPGCETPISSPDENVLAMGRAGRDYWSRKA
- a CDS encoding deoxyhypusine synthase translates to MSDKLELIPVEDIKVTKGMTVDQMLKAMGRAGGFTAQKLADATDIAEAMIKKEGCLRILSFPACIMATGTRGVIVDMVKNNMIDLIITTCGTLDHDLSRTFAQYYKGDFMMDDAMLRDEYEISRLGNVLVPDSCYGVVLEDNLLPMFDEIFAETQSLTTHEIIDQVGARLDNEDSLLYQCHKHNVPIVVPGITDGSFGCQLWMYYQMHRKLRIDLFGDEQMLSEMTNDAEFTGAIIIGGGISKHHVIWWNQFRGGLDYCIYLTTAEEYDGSLSGARIREAVSWGKVKEDAKKMTVEGDATISLPLIYAGLAERLL
- a CDS encoding thymidylate kinase; the protein is MFLAIDGLDGSGKSTVARALADDLSSRGVSVTVREHPGDGRWGRLAKMSLLGRGRVSKASSAVFLFLDMLSTGRKVRKGEDVIAVRYTLSSCYLDGRVSKVVHWGLKTLLPEPDLMILLDIDPSRALSRVGDRGDKEEMFENIDSMTEVRSRMLSSDDRFTVVDANGDPEDVHRRAREALGL
- a CDS encoding sodium-translocating pyrophosphatase, whose translation is MIDFGTETLLFMIPVAAVIAVIFAAYFFKYVWSKDKGTPEMQEISDAIETGAMAYLKRQYKTIGIISVIVAIVIALVGFAAESFEDYLNYRVAIAFLIGAGFSILSGFIGMKVSVNSNIRTASAARTSLNDAFKVSFRGGAISGIVVSTLSLVGLFVVFLAYYYWCGEDMTMTLHSVVGYAFGASFAALFAQLGGGIYTKAADVGADLVGKVEAGIPEDDPRNPAVIADLVGDNVGDCAGRGADIFESTAAEIIGSMVIGLAVVHALGDAASYNWIYLPLVLIAFGLIASLIGIFVVRLKDDNSDVIKSMNVGYYLTVVLVVVFLFLATYMVLGQSEGIDNWYMFAGAGLVGIILGLAIVFITQYYTGDHKPVKSIAESSETGPATNVIQGISIGMESTVLPVVCIVVAIIATYLLGYAAAPEGADAATFGLYGTAIGTIAMLGSSAFILAMDTFGPITDNGGGIAEMSNQPSEVRDRTDKLDSAGNTTKALTKGYAMASAALAAFLLFAAFFEIVAEVKGETITEVMHVDLGDPLIFVGGLVGAVLVFFFASLAIRAVSKAAGEMIEEVRRQFREDPGIMAGTSKPDTAKCVDIATRGALKAMVVPALLPILVPIVFGLIYRYCLTDYVQAYEAVGALIMVGTIVGILMANFLNNGGGAWDNAKKYIEEGNHGGKGSPAHAAAVVGDTVGDPFKDTAGPSIHVLVKLLSTICLVTAVLFIA
- a CDS encoding DNA-directed RNA polymerase; the protein is MYMLTEVEKVVRIPPKDLKDDIDSVIDSLTWETYEGRLGEDKNFTVLIKNVRTVGPGRIVHGDGAVYQTVKFDQVVFKPRDNEIIIGKVVEILKFGAFVRFGPLDGLLHISQVMDDRVDIDETNQRLVGKDTGRYLAVGDIVKARVVSIDLNEKNPQESKIGLTMRQPGLGKLQWLEEDHNKKSEKNGGDE
- a CDS encoding DNA-directed RNA polymerase subunit E — encoded protein: MVGPVLKACKQCSFISEDDTCPRCGGQTSKEWQGYLAVIDFEKSEIAKKMGISANGRYALKVR
- a CDS encoding DUF359 domain-containing protein, with the protein product MFERDLVLPESQRGAFKEPIGREMDEGELDNINAQTCFITVGDVVSLTFRRHGVRPLLSVYDGSTERREMTDFAKLVEGEEKEVVSNPAGRITAAMADAIRRGIGGEVGLIRVDGEEDLALLPCLFYAEDDAVVVYGMPGRCMMAVTTDGAIRKRVTELVARMEELE